From Ictidomys tridecemlineatus isolate mIctTri1 chromosome 2, mIctTri1.hap1, whole genome shotgun sequence, the proteins below share one genomic window:
- the Prame gene encoding melanoma antigen preferentially expressed in tumors → MSNPSLPKLLELAAYSLLSNEASAISALEEFTVNLFPPLLTAAFAKGHEKALKALVQAWPFPFLRLGSLIVQWPKQDSLQAVLDGLEDFPAHRAYPRRSELRVLDLTLDFDQVQNKKVSEALAMFPFWLPSTVRAPMPQAMVKSNPEEDTRRGPKKLWEPVELHIDLFLRVPFKFDPFLSGLLTKVEQSGGSLRLCCRKLHIEEMPFNSLVGILKTLELDFMQELEVFDWFRALSEQRLFATQLGRICNLRSLKLAYYHWAFSPVSEQSSSYFLSQLSKLGHLQKLHLSYSYLSGNLHQVLSCLQSPLHALEICSCTLLNTDIIYLSQSLHVTCLKKLDLSGNDLSYMVPGSLETLLEKISGTLQHLNLNHCQLKDAHLSAILPALRHCSWLHYLGLSDNPISQASLLSLLEHTAGLMELKQVLYPIPVECCTYLHGLSWGPVNKDKMYQVQAEIQNLLQAVQRADMQWRPHCPSPCP, encoded by the exons ATGAGCAATCCATCCCTACCCAAGCTCTTGGAACTCGCAGCCTACAGCCTGCTAAGCAATGAGGCCTCTGCTATATCTGCCTTGGAAGAGTTCACTGTCAACCTCTTCCCACCACTGCTCACTGCTGCATTTGCCAAGGGGCATGAGAAGGCTCTAAAGGCTCTGGTGCAGGCCTGGCCCTTCCCCTTTCTCCGACTGGGCTCTCTGATAGTACAGTGGCCCAAACAAGATAGCTTGCAAGCTGTGCTGGATGGGCTGGAGGACTTCCCTGCTCACAGGGCCTATCCCAG GAGGTCAGAACTGAGGGTGCTGGATTTGACTCTGGACTTTGATCAGGTCCAGAATAAAAAGGTTTCTGAGGCCTTGGCCATGTTCCCATTTTGGTTACCATCAACAGTCAGGGCACCAATGCCCCAGGCCATGGTTAAGAGCAATCCAGAAGAGGACACAAGAAGAGGACCAAAAAAGCTGTGGGAACCTGTGGAATTACACATCGATCTTTTCCTGAGAGTCCCCTTCAAGTTTGATCCATTCCTTTCAGGCCTCCTGACAAAAGTGGAACAGAGCGGTGGGTCCCTGCGCCTCTGCTGTAGGAAGCTGCATATTGAGGAAATGCCCTTTAACAGCCTGGTAGGGATCTTGAAGACACTTGAGCTGGATTTCATGCAGGAGCTAGAGGTGTTTGACTGGTTCCGGGCACTGTCTGAACAGAGGCTGTTTGCAACACAGCTGGGGAGGATCTGCAACCTGCGCAGCCTCAAGCTGGCCTATTACCACTGGGCCTTCTCCCCAGTGAGTGAGCAGTCCTCCAGCTACTTTCTTTCACAGCTCAGCAAGCTGGGCCACCTCCAGAAGCTCCACCTCTCCTACTCCTACCTCTCAGGCAACCTACATCAAGTGCTCAG CTGTCTGCAGTCCCCACTGCATGCCCTGGAGATTTGTTCCTGCACACTTCTGAACACCGACATCATCTACTTATCCCAGAGCCTTCATGTCACCTGCCTGAAGAAGTTGGATCTGAGTGGCAACGACCTTTCCTACATGGTCCCTGGTTCCTTAGAGACCCTGCTAGAGAAGATCTCAGGGACACTCCAGCACCTGAACCTGAACCACTGCCAGCTAAAGGATGCCCACCTCAGTGCCATCCTGCCAGCCCTgcgccactgctcctggctccaTTACTTGGGCCTGTCTGACAATCCCATATCCCaagccagcctcctgagcctgctGGAACACACAGCAGGGCTGATGGAGTTGAAGCAGGTGCTCTACCCCATCCCAGTTGAGTGCTGCACATACCTGCATGGCCTCTCCTGGGGTCCTGTCAACAAAGACAAGATGTACCAGGTGCAGGCTGAGATACAGAATCTGTTGCAGGCTGTGCAGAGAGCCGACATGCAATGGAGGCCCCACTGCCCTAGCCCTTGCCCATGA